In one window of Mytilus trossulus isolate FHL-02 chromosome 7, PNRI_Mtr1.1.1.hap1, whole genome shotgun sequence DNA:
- the LOC134726343 gene encoding uncharacterized protein LOC134726343, with the protein MISDNATTYIAAAKHIENLTRSASLTETLNNYGTTWTFIPKRAPWYGGFWERLIGITKDCVKKVLGRSLINIELLKTIVTEVETIMNDRPLTYVLSDPLDEPLTPSHLLYGRRITTLPYPDNRDFEHSTLEMTHESVNKLSRLKSQIIQQFWCKWKHEYLTSLREYHRNTGKDNKTIKVGDVVQVYEESPRTKWNLAVIDQLNIGGDGKTRSAVIRTKNGLTSRPITKLYPLEVSENRDFTIDNNCDLNNPSTSRNLSRKAKSVAIEKLKKWTKGNNS; encoded by the coding sequence ATGATATCCGACAATGCTACTACCTACATTGCAGCCGCTAAGCATATAGAGAATCTCACACGATCAGCGTCACTTACAGAAACGTTGAACAACTATGGTACAACATGGACATTTATACCAAAACGCGCACCGTGGTACGGTGGCTTTTGGGAAAGATTGATAGGGATTACAAAAGATTGTGTTAAGAAGGTTTTGGGACGTTCCCTTATCAATATAGAACTTCTTAAGACAATTGTGACTGAAGTTGAAACTATTATGAATGACCGTCCACTAACTTACGTATTGTCAGATCCTTTAGATGAACCGCTAACGCCATCACATTTACTTTACGGACGTCGGATCACAACACTTCCATACCCTGATAATAGAGACTTTGAGCATTCGACGCTTGAGATGACTCATGAATCTGTGAATAAACTGTCTCGATTGAAATCTCAAATTATTCAACAGTTTTGGTGCAAATGGAAACACGAGTATCTTACCTCTCTTCGAGAATATCATCGAAACACCGGAaaggacaataaaacaattaaagttgGAGACGTAGTACAAGTGTACGAAGAATCACCGAGGACAAAGTGGAATCTAGCCGTTATTGATCAACTGAACATTGGAGGTGACGGGAAAACGAGATCTGCTGTTATACGGACAAAAAATGGACTCACTTCACGTCCAATAACAAAACTTTATCCTCTCGAAGTGTCAGAAAATAGAGACTTTACTATAGACAATAATTGTGACCTCAACAATCCTTCTACTTCTAGAAACTTAAGCCGTAAAGCGAAAAGTGTTGCCATAGAGAAACTTAAGAAATggacaaaaggaaataattcataa